The Spirochaeta lutea genome includes the window GGCATATGCCTGGTTCACCGGCGGACAAAATCACCCTGGAATTCCCCTCTATTCCCAACCGGTATCCGCCTCGATCCTCAAGACCAGCACCAACCAGGACCGGACCCTGAACTTTTTTACCTGGCTATCCTCCCCCGAGGGCATTCAAGCCCTCTACGACCTGTGGATCGATCAGCAGATGCCCGGCCTTTCCTACCTGGGAGGGTTTCCGATCACCCCCATGGGTCAAACAACCTGGGCCAGCACCTACTTCCCCGGGCTGGAAAACCCAGTGCCGGGTCTGGATGAACTAGTATTTTCAGAAATTTTGCCCAGCCAATGGAAAAAGATGAAGCAGGAAGTAATTTTACCCCAGATAATAGCTAATATACGGGCTCCTGAAAATACAAGCACTTCTCAGGATACCCTCATCCAGGAGCTTGAACGCTGGCAGCGGTTGTATCGCCAGGAATAACAGGTATAGTATTGAGTGAGGATTCCCAATGCACGAATTCAATCAACGAGCCCAAACCATTGAGCAGATCATCCTTGACCTGGGACAGCTCATCGTCCCTTGGGCACGCGAGCAACGTCTAGATAAACCAATCTACCGGATCATCCAGCGCTATGCTGCCCGGTTGGGAGAAGACGCAGAGCTCTGGCAGGACCAGTTCGGCGAATTATTGCTGCTCTACCACACCCTGAACCATCCGAACAGGATCAGCATGATCTTGAAGGCAGAAAAGGACGGGGACTTCCCCAGACCCTTTACCGGTGATGAGCTGCAGATGCTGAATAACCTGTTGCATTACCAGTCCCTGATCTGTCGGTTTTACACCCTCCAGGATGAAATGCACCCCGACATCTACCATGTGAGCGAAGCGGTCAGCGGACATGACTATGTAGTAGTCAGTCCCCAGCTCCGGCAGGCAGTAGAGGGAAACAGGACTCTGATTCTGTCCGTCCTCATTCCCGTGGGAATCAGTCCTCCGCCGGCAGACCATCCTCTGGATGCCCCCTGGGAGGACGTTCCCGGGTTTACCCCCCTGGGCCAGTTCGCCGCCTTCGGTACCTATACCGAAAACGATGTGGAGTTTTTCGGCAACGCCCTCGCCGGTCGCAGCCTGAGCCGCAGTCAATTCGGCCCCTTCATCGGGGAACATCTGCCGGAGTGCATCTTCCTCAGCGGGCTGGCGACCCCGACGGCCGATCACCCAGCCATGGCGCAGCGGCTCTATCTGGCAGACTTTACCGTTCCCGAACCGGGAATTGACATCGCCCCGCTGGAAGACCAATTCGAGGTTCAGCGCAGGGGAGACTGGTCCTACGGGCGGGCAACCCTCGCCCTTCAAGAAGCCCAGGACGCCGATAAGGAAGCCCCCCACACCATGGAATTCTTCTACCATAAAAAAAACCGCCACACCATCATCCGGGCAGTGGACCACGATGCCTTTCTCACCCTCATTCAGCTTCTGGGAGTGCAATCCCTGGCGGTCCCTCCCCAGATCGACGCCAGTATGGGCATGATATCAGCCGTCCAACTGCTAATGGACAAACCCTTCCCGGGAGACTACATCGCCAAGGAGTTTGACAGTGAGTTCTAGCACGACCCCATCCTCTCAGCCCATCATCCTTCCTGTTCTGGGCAGCCGAGAAAGCTATACAATAAATCCCGGAAAAATCATCGCCGTCGGCTTGAACTACCGTGACCATGTAAAGGAGAGCCTCACCTTTAACAATGAGGATCTGGATGCTCCCGCTGAACCGGTACTCTTTGCCAAAACCCCCAACGTCCTGGTAGGACCGGGTCAGCCCATCATCATTCCCGAGTATTTAACCGAGTATCACCCCAACCCCCGGACAGATTACGAGGCTGAGCTGGCCATCATCATCGGCCAACCATGTTCCCGCCTACCCTCGGAAGAAGCCCGGGAGGCAATATTCGGATTCACCTGCTTTAATGATGTCAGCCAGCGAAACATCCAAAAAAGTGATCCCTCGGGTTGGTTCCGGGGCAAGAGCCTGGACAGCTTCGGCCCCATCGGCCCCGCAGTGGCTACCCTCGAATACCTTGCATCCCAGAATCTGGACCCTCAGAACCTCGCCATCGCCGCCCGGCTGAACGGCCGCACAGTACAGTCCTCCAATACCAAACACATGATCTTTACCCTGGAACACATCATCAGCTTCATCAGCCGTCATATCCGCCTGGAACCCGGCGATATCATTGCCACCGGCACCCCCAGCGGTATCGGTGCCCTCAACCCCGGCGACACCATCGAAATTGAGATCCAAGGCATCGGCACCCTCTCCAATCCCGTGGACGGCCCGCTAAGAAGCGCATAGCCTGTTGATAGTGCGCAAAAGGTTGTAACATTGTACCCCGACGACACCACCCAGGGGGAACTTATAGGTTGCCCCACTATATCTGGTGTCGTTTACAGGCTTTTGCGCACTAAGGAATTCTCACACTCATGAAGCAAGCCCATCAAACAACGCACTCCCCCATTTTTCCACAAAGAGCCGAATAATCCCCTCCGCCGGGGGTACAATCCTCATCCAGGTGCCGAACACCGGCACAGAACCCCAGGCCCCCGGGCCACATATTAAGGTAAGGAGCAACTATGGATCGCGGATGGACCTGTCCGAAATGCGGATGTCAAGAATACGACCTGGATCAATTCCAGGCAACAGGCGGCACCTTTGCCAAGTTATTCGATGTGCAAAACAAGAAGTTCCGCACTGTCAGCTGTGCCGATTGCGGATTCACCGAAATCTACCGCAGCAAAACCAGCGGCGCCTCAAATATATTCGATTTCCTAACCAACTAGAACGCCCCAGGTACCGGGCCGGCAGTACCGCTGATGCACCCTCGTGGGCTTCATGCACCGGCCACCCGGGCCGGGCACAGCTTGAGGCGATACCGTCGGCCTGCCCCGCCGGCCGTTCCCAGCCCGGGGGAGGCACGCCATTCCAACCCGGAGGCACGCCGTTCCCGGCCCGGGGGGGCACGGCAGAGACACAGAACCGCCGGCGTTCCAGCACCGGCCTGCCCAATCTACAGCCGCGGGAACCCTTACAAGCCCTGGGTAGTGTGCAAAAGGTTGTAACCTACGCCAGATATAGCGTCGTGGATCGGGAGCTAACCCAGGGATAGTGTCGTAGAGGCGAAAAGTTACAACCTTTTGCGCACTAGGAAAAATCAAGCTGCAACTTCCCCGGCCTCCGGGTATACTGGAAGCCATGAAACAGCTCATCGCATTTGTACTTGGACTTTTCGCAGTAAGCCTTATCGGCCTATCGGTTGTCTCGGGATTCGAAATCGGCCCCTGGCTTACCGCCGCTTCGGGCCTGGAAATCGTCAGCCTGCTTGCCCTCTGCTTTGCCCTGACCGCCTTCGGCTTCGGCCTGGCCACGGGGGACTACAGCTGGGTTGACCGCCTGTGGAGCACCGCACCCATCCTCTTCGCCTGGATCTACGCCGCCAAATCCGGCTACGGTCCCTGGACCACCCTGGCAGCCTTTTTCGTATCCCTCTGGGGTGCCCGGCTCACGTTTAACTTCGCCAGGCGGGGCGGCTATTCGGGCAGCGAGGACTACCGCTGGCCGATCCTCCGGGACCGCATCAACAACCCCTGGCTCTGGCAAATCTTCCATCTTTTCTTCATCTGCCTGTATCAGGTGGGGCTCTTCATCCTCTTTACCATGCCCTTATCTATTCTTTCCCAGGCGGATTCCAATGCCCTAACTCCCCTGGGACTCTCTGCAATCCCCGGCCTTCCCCCTGCGGCCTTCCTCACCGCCATCCTTCTCCTGGGGATGCTCGTCTATGAAACCCTGGCAGATCAACAGCAGTGGAATTTCCACCGGATTAAAACCGCATACCGCCAGGGCCAGGACATCTCGGGCCACCCCTGGGAACAAGACGCCCGGGACGGCTTTCTGCACTCCGGCCTCTTCGCGTTAAGCCGGCATCCCAACTACTTCGGGGAACTGGGCTTCTGGTGGGCCATCTACCTGCTCGGCGCGGCCTCCCAGGGAACCCTGCTTCACTGGAGCATCATCGGCCCGGCCATGCTCACCCTGTTATTCATCGGCAGCACGATTTTTACTGAGGGCATAACAGCCTCAAAATACGAGGCATACCGGACCTACCAAAAAACCACATCTCCCATCATTCCCTGGATGGCCGGTTCCCCCCAGGCCCAAACGACCCGGAACAACAATACCTAAATCCGCCGATCCTATGTTCGGCCCCGGACCGCTGAGTTTGCCGGAGTTTGCCGGAGTTTGTCGGCATCTGCCTAAAGCTGCCGGTGTCTACCTAAGGCTGCCGGAGTCGACCGAAGCGTCGGAAGCCACCCGCAGGAATAAGGCCGAGTCACACGGCATAAAAAAAGCTCCCGGAACCTACCGGGAGCTTTTTTTGTGTTAAAACCCATATCTACAGACGGAAGAGCACCTCCACCTGCATTGTGGTAAAGAGCTGCTTCTTCTCCTCATCCGTCAGGCTGCCTGAAGGCGGCATGAGAACCACATCTGCCGGGAAGGTGGCAGCCATGTTAATCTCTCCGAAGAGCAGACGACCGCCGAAGCCCACGGTATACTCCCCTTCCCAGGGAGAGAAGGCACCGAATGCCTCGCCCAGGGTTCCGGGCAGGTTCTGGGTGTAACCGAGGCGTAGATGGCTGGTTAGAACCCGGGCAATATTGAAGCCTACCTCAATGCCGGCGTTCAGCTGACGCTTGGTCTGGCTGCCGATGTTTTTTAGGTCTCCCGCCAAAGCCAGGTTCAGGAAGTTCCAGTCCTCATCGTGCTTGCTGTTGGTCGGGGTCCAAGA containing:
- a CDS encoding DUF1295 domain-containing protein; translation: MKQLIAFVLGLFAVSLIGLSVVSGFEIGPWLTAASGLEIVSLLALCFALTAFGFGLATGDYSWVDRLWSTAPILFAWIYAAKSGYGPWTTLAAFFVSLWGARLTFNFARRGGYSGSEDYRWPILRDRINNPWLWQIFHLFFICLYQVGLFILFTMPLSILSQADSNALTPLGLSAIPGLPPAAFLTAILLLGMLVYETLADQQQWNFHRIKTAYRQGQDISGHPWEQDARDGFLHSGLFALSRHPNYFGELGFWWAIYLLGAASQGTLLHWSIIGPAMLTLLFIGSTIFTEGITASKYEAYRTYQKTTSPIIPWMAGSPQAQTTRNNNT
- a CDS encoding fumarylacetoacetate hydrolase family protein, translated to MSSSTTPSSQPIILPVLGSRESYTINPGKIIAVGLNYRDHVKESLTFNNEDLDAPAEPVLFAKTPNVLVGPGQPIIIPEYLTEYHPNPRTDYEAELAIIIGQPCSRLPSEEAREAIFGFTCFNDVSQRNIQKSDPSGWFRGKSLDSFGPIGPAVATLEYLASQNLDPQNLAIAARLNGRTVQSSNTKHMIFTLEHIISFISRHIRLEPGDIIATGTPSGIGALNPGDTIEIEIQGIGTLSNPVDGPLRSA
- a CDS encoding zinc ribbon domain-containing protein, whose protein sequence is MDRGWTCPKCGCQEYDLDQFQATGGTFAKLFDVQNKKFRTVSCADCGFTEIYRSKTSGASNIFDFLTN